A genomic window from Peromyscus maniculatus bairdii isolate BWxNUB_F1_BW_parent chromosome 1, HU_Pman_BW_mat_3.1, whole genome shotgun sequence includes:
- the LOC102914354 gene encoding ribonuclease P protein subunit p29 isoform X1, with the protein MKAVIYHAFSHKEAKEHDVQELGSQRAEAFVRAFLKQSIPHWSQQDCESHLQRKAVVLEYFTRQKPKQQKKKSKGLTAKQRRDMRLFDINPEQQRYSLFLPLHELWKQYIRDLCNRLKPDTQPQMIQAKLLKADLHGAIISVTKSKCPSYVGVTGILLQETKHVFKIITKEDHLKVIPKLNCVFTIEMDGFISYIYGSKFQLRSSERSAKKFKVKGTIDL; encoded by the exons ATGAAGG CTGTGATTTACCATGCCTTTTCTCATAAAGAAGCCAAGGAGCACGATGTACAG GAGCTGGGGAGCCAGCGGGCTGAGGCCTTTGTGAGGGCCTTCCTGAAGCAAAGCATACCTCACTGGAGCCAGCAAGACTGTGAGAGCCATCTGCAACGCAAGGCTGTGGTCTTGGAATACTTCACTCGTCAGAAGCCAAAGCAGCAGAAGAAGAAATCCAAAGGCCTCACTGCCAAACAGAGGAGAGACATGAGGCTCTTTGACATTAACCCAGAGCAACAGAG AtacagtctcttcctccctctgcatgAACTCTGGAAGCAGTACATCCGTGACCTGTGCAACAGGCTCAAGCCAGACAC GCAGCCGCAGATGATTCAGGCCAAGCTCCTAAAGGCAGATCTTCACGGTGCTATTATTTCAG TCACGAAATCCAAATGCCCCTCCTATGTGGGTGTCACAGGAATCCTTCTGCAGGAGACCAAGCATGTCTTCAAGATCATCACCAAagaagaccacctgaaag ttatcCCCAAGCTAAATTGTGTGTTCACCATAGAAATGGATGGCTTCATTTCCTACATTTATGGAAGCAAATTCCAACTTCGGTCAAGTGAGAGGTCTGCCAAGAAGTTCAAAGTAAAGGGAACGATTGACCTGTGA
- the LOC102914354 gene encoding ribonuclease P protein subunit p29 isoform X2, translating into MKAVIYHAFSHKEAKEHDVQELGSQRAEAFVRAFLKQSIPHWSQQDCESHLQRKAVVLEYFTRQKPKQQKKKSKGLTAKQRRDMRLFDINPEQQRYSLFLPLHELWKQYIRDLCNRLKPDTQPQMIQAKLLKADLHGAIISVTKSKCPSYVGVTGILLQETKHVFKIITKEDHLKDSLIMYSWLAWNLVCLPDWP; encoded by the exons ATGAAGG CTGTGATTTACCATGCCTTTTCTCATAAAGAAGCCAAGGAGCACGATGTACAG GAGCTGGGGAGCCAGCGGGCTGAGGCCTTTGTGAGGGCCTTCCTGAAGCAAAGCATACCTCACTGGAGCCAGCAAGACTGTGAGAGCCATCTGCAACGCAAGGCTGTGGTCTTGGAATACTTCACTCGTCAGAAGCCAAAGCAGCAGAAGAAGAAATCCAAAGGCCTCACTGCCAAACAGAGGAGAGACATGAGGCTCTTTGACATTAACCCAGAGCAACAGAG AtacagtctcttcctccctctgcatgAACTCTGGAAGCAGTACATCCGTGACCTGTGCAACAGGCTCAAGCCAGACAC GCAGCCGCAGATGATTCAGGCCAAGCTCCTAAAGGCAGATCTTCACGGTGCTATTATTTCAG TCACGAAATCCAAATGCCCCTCCTATGTGGGTGTCACAGGAATCCTTCTGCAGGAGACCAAGCATGTCTTCAAGATCATCACCAAagaagaccacctgaaag acagtctcattatgtattcctggctagcttggaacttggTATGtctaccagactggccttga